One Gadus morhua chromosome 13, gadMor3.0, whole genome shotgun sequence genomic window carries:
- the si:ch211-236d3.4 gene encoding protein FAM107B isoform X1, with amino-acid sequence MGASYGKKKSYSINTEPQPRKKCVKNGKQQNGQASAHAALQWEGEQEAQGSLRHPPADGFVPQPDYMDAEDAQDLIKPRKLVNPVKSSKSHQDLHKELLMRGGGGAEPKPELQRVLEARKREQRGRQKRQEEEARRKVSPLEQELLKRQKKLEELERQQEKDQEDMEKAPEFVKVKEKLRRTSFHSKDEKEV; translated from the exons ATGGGAGCGTCTTATGGGAAAAAG AAGTCCTACTCCATCAACACTGAGCCTCAACCCAGGAAGAAGTGTGTGAAGAACGGAAAGCAGCAGAATGGCCAAG CCTCAGCCCATGCAGCCCTGCAATGGGAGGGCGAGCAGGAGGCCCAGGGCAGTCTCCGGCACCCCCCGGCAGATGGCTTCGTCCCCCAGCCCGACTACATGGATGCTGAGGATGCCCAGGACCTCATCAAGCCAAGGAAGCTGGTTAACCCCGTGAAGTCCTCCAAAAGCCACCAGGACCTGCACAAAGAGCTGCTCATGAG gggcggcgggggggcggagccCAAGCCAGAGCTACAGCGCGTGCTGGAAGCCCgcaagagagagcagagggggcgGCAGAAacggcaggaggaggaggccaggaggaAGGTCTCCCCCCTGGAGCAGGAGCTCCTCAAGAGGcagaagaagctggaggag CtggagaggcagcaggagaaAGATCAGGAGGACATGGAGAAAGCCCCCGAGTTTGTCAAGGTCAAGGAGAAGCTGAGACGGACATCTTTTCATAGTAAAGACGAGAAAGAAGTGTAA
- the si:ch211-236d3.4 gene encoding protein FAM107B isoform X2 — MADRFTSSFYCPRELLHKSASAHAALQWEGEQEAQGSLRHPPADGFVPQPDYMDAEDAQDLIKPRKLVNPVKSSKSHQDLHKELLMRGGGGAEPKPELQRVLEARKREQRGRQKRQEEEARRKVSPLEQELLKRQKKLEELERQQEKDQEDMEKAPEFVKVKEKLRRTSFHSKDEKEV; from the exons ATGGCCGACAGGTTCACCAGCTCATTTTACTGCCCGAGAGAACTGCTGCACAAGTCAG CCTCAGCCCATGCAGCCCTGCAATGGGAGGGCGAGCAGGAGGCCCAGGGCAGTCTCCGGCACCCCCCGGCAGATGGCTTCGTCCCCCAGCCCGACTACATGGATGCTGAGGATGCCCAGGACCTCATCAAGCCAAGGAAGCTGGTTAACCCCGTGAAGTCCTCCAAAAGCCACCAGGACCTGCACAAAGAGCTGCTCATGAG gggcggcgggggggcggagccCAAGCCAGAGCTACAGCGCGTGCTGGAAGCCCgcaagagagagcagagggggcgGCAGAAacggcaggaggaggaggccaggaggaAGGTCTCCCCCCTGGAGCAGGAGCTCCTCAAGAGGcagaagaagctggaggag CtggagaggcagcaggagaaAGATCAGGAGGACATGGAGAAAGCCCCCGAGTTTGTCAAGGTCAAGGAGAAGCTGAGACGGACATCTTTTCATAGTAAAGACGAGAAAGAAGTGTAA